The DNA window CCAATGCATCAGATTACACGCATGGTTTAATTCAAGTTCTCCAGCAACAACCTGCAACAAGGAAGCAAAAATAACCAGATGagcttaaatttttaataagcaagaaaaattcaaagatccAGAACCACCTGACAGATTAATTCTCCTTAAGCTTATGAATCAAACGTCTGACGCATTGcaactaaatttgaaactaGAATATTTGGAAGGCCAATGTTATGCGAAGAGTTTAATCATGAATGCTAATTCCAGTTCTTCATATTATTGAACCATAGATTCTTTCAGTGcatctaattttaattctaaacaTGATATTCAAGACAACAACGACATTACTGAAACAGATCTGTTTACAACCGTGTCCTTGTGTTCTAAAGACATTCACTTCAACATGGTGACAATATTTGGAAACCAGTGACGCTTAAAACAATAGGGTAAATTGTGAAACTTCATAACTAGTGCTTAAGATCAAAATCTTCTCAAGAACCATAGAGAAATTAGTTGCCTGGCAATGTTTTAAgagaattttgtaattttaaccATGTAACATAAGGTATGAGAGCTTATCATCCAGTGCCCACAAATTCTGAtcatagtttaatttttttttttaggcaTCAATGGCTTTCTTATGTGAAGCTCCCAGAAGAGACCATTCTCCTATTTCAAAGTGAGTCGACAATCAAACCCACATCaatcaaaacaatttttcCTTAACCAAAaatttctcttaaaaaaattatctcaaCTTTGAGCTCAAATAATGCACAGAaatctatatttattatttgtgagAAAAACTAGTTcctattagatatttgtagCACAATGATCATATACAGAGTGGATGAAGTGAATCGCACCCCTCCAGCACCTGCAGCCATTGCAGGAGCAATGAGAATATTAGCTTTTCTCAGCACATCAACAGCCTCAGGAGTACAGGGCATATTTGAACCTAGGGGAAAAGGCACCAGCAAGTGGCCATCAGTAAgcactaaaataaaatttgaaaaaaagatgGGGAGACATggaaataaaaactaaaatagtgTTTACTACCTTCTATTAGAATACGACAGCCAGAATTAATCAGGTTTATGGCATTGGCTTGATCAATTTCATTATGGTAAGCACAAGGAAACGCAACATCACACCTTTCATTCCAAGGTTTAGCTTCATCATAATACTTTGATCGAGCATAAGTCTTCGAATAGTCCCTGAGCATACCACATTGCACAGTATAGAAATATGAGCTACTAAAATGATAgcaaaaaaatgttgaaacaAAATGGCGTAAATGTAAGAACACACCTTAAACTTCTCTGCTGAGCCTTGAGGTCTCTCAAAAAGGATATCTTCATGTAGTCAAATCCATCTTCGTCCACTAAATATCCCTTTGAATCTGAGAAATATTTGATTGTAACATGTTAAAAGAACAAGCTATATGTTCTCTTCATAGCAGTTGCAAATACCAAGAAACAGCAAGACCTTTATTTTCGAAACTGATTCTATTTTAAGTTGTAGCTAATATAAGACGAGAAAGAAACTTCTCTTTTCATCTAATTATCAATCTATTAGAATATTCAAACAAATCTAACTCAGATAGAACCATAGATGTTGCTATGTTGCTGGGAATCCAACTCTAAGAAATTATGTTTAGagatcattaaaaaaaaaaaaaaagtaaatatccCTGTGAAACTTTAAATCACAGCATAATTAAGAACATAATCATAATGACTAATCCGCTGGAAGGCTAAGTATCGATGTAGAAACTTACATCTCCTGCCTAGTTTAACAACAAAATCAAGTCAATGTTGtgggttttaaaacatgtttagcAGAAAGTCCAATGTCTCCATTATGTGACGCTTTCTGAAAATATTTTGGCTGAATGCAATGCACACAGTTAGATGACGctttaaaatgaaagaaagacataattaaaacaaataacaaataataattagagaCCTCCACACAACTCATTCTAACTAGCAGTACATACTagtcttcaaataaaaaatacaagagCCTTCTCCATCATGCAAGAGCCAAAAGTTAATGCGTAAAGCCTCTTAAATTTCTTCTAGCCAAAAAAGAACTTAAGAAGGATGAACAATTCCTTCACCTAGTTGTGAAAActtggaaatgaaaatgaagaagaccTACAAAGCTAGAAGAAAGGTACTACAGTGCTTTTTACCCCATTATGTAGGTCATGGTTCAAAGAAAGTTTTGAGAATCACCTGAGACAGTAATGGGGAGGGCACCATAAGCAATAAGCTTTTCAAGAACATGCATCGCAATCTTCCCAGAACCGCTTACAACGCATCTGGAGTAAAAATTCGTAAGAGGATTTTACATCAAAGATAAAGCTTTGAGGCACCGCTTAATTTATGAAGATAGAACTCTAAAAAGCCAAAATGCATGACAAATACATTTAACACCGGCATAAATGAGCCACTAAATGAAGTACTTCTATACTAAGTGGTAAAATAACTCCTAGATTCTAATGAGAGAATCCAGTGATGGGTATTAAACCTTAATCCCTTGAGTTCTTTATTCATGTCTGCTAGTATAAGCTGTGCAAAGAAAACCTGCATGTGCATGAGAAAATTGTCAAAAACAATACATATACAAACTTTAAGTGTTCAGAGATACTTCAACCCATCTAAGAAGCCAAGATCAGGCTATATCTGAACCTATTGAAACCTGGCCACCATATAGATAGAGTATCCAAAAGATATAATGTTAATTACCAGACCATATCCAGTAGCTTCTGTTCGGAGGCTAGACCCAGACCAAAATATCCTTGGTCCTGTAAAACTTCCCTGCATGAGTAAGAATCCATAACAAATATCTTAGGTTTCTTTTCAAGGACAGCTATATAccttaaaatgaaattcattcACAGTGTAATCTGCAATATATGATGAGTTGTTGAGCAGGTTATGCTCATGGGTATCAAGTCCATAACAGGtcataaaatgattttataagcCCATCATCAAACTACACTTTTCTGACTGAATAATCTTTCTGAAATTTTATCCCAATACACCACTTCCTTTAAATTTCAGAATAATAAAGTGTAAAGCAGGGAACAAGATAATCACGCTGTTTTTGCCTTCTATATTCCATTATTGACATCAgatgaaaaaatgtttttttggtACATAAGAGTTTTAAAGTACCTCGAAATGACCTGCTAACCGTCTATATTGTCCAAAAAGATATCCCATTTCTCGAGTACCAACTCCCATCTCCTCAGAAGGAAGGTCCTGATAAGAATTACAACTTAGCACATCACATTATATGCTGAACCTTGAACCTGAAAATTTACATAGATattcaaagaataaaaagCCAATTTTCTCCATTTACCTTATCAGGGCCCAAGTACCGATATATCTCGTTTATGAAACTTTGACAAAAGCGCATAATCTGCTGAGTTATAAGAGGCTTTTACAATTTGTAGAAATGTTAGAAATAGAGGACATCATATAACAGTATACAGTTTACCTCATTATCACTTTTTCCCTTCGGGTCAAAATCACTTCCACCTGCTGCCCCTCCTAATTTGTACGGTGATAATGCATTTTTTAAAGTCTGTGGAGGGACCAAAGATTTTGTTAGAAACGAACTTCGTTAAAGATCTTTTAGGAAAAATTAGGGAGGTCCCACTGTGTCAAGTTATAAAAAGAACTCCAATTAACATATAAAGAAATGACGTTGTAgctacaaaatatatatagatatcgTAGAGTTTGCACcaaggaaagaaaggaaactgCATtatccccaaaaggcctctcTTCTCCGAAataaattcttcttttttctcttgagCCGAAGGGTCCAACGAAAAAGTTATCGTAAGAATTAGCCAAAAAGATTAGATTCTTTCTTGACAGAATAACTAGAATGATTTGACACGTTTAAGAATGGTTTCTTTCCACAAGAGAGAATTTAGCAAAGATTTCCAAAACCATGCTGCAAAGGATTAAGCATAGAAACGGTTTTACTAAGTCTCCTCAGTTTTGCACAAATAACACCAGGCTGGGGAAAGATTGTTGGGATGCCTACCTCTGTAGGATGAACATGTATGATAAATCTGTTAGGATTTCAATTGTCATTCTATCTTAGGATGGTGAGCTGTTGTTTTACTTCATATTGAATAAAAGATCAAGATGATAGATGACAAGAACGAGAATGTAGTACGTTCCAGTGGAGAGCATCACCCTATGTGAGGAGAGTTTTTACCCAATTGGTTGATTTTTGGCCAAAAGAGGATTTATTGTTAGCTTTATGGcagtatttgtttttttaacaaaagtATTTCTTTTTACCCCCACCCCCCAACACACACACAAGGCAGCTGACAACCTTAAATCCATATAAAATTTACAAGAAGGTAATCAACTAGGATATGATTATGTTATATTTCCTCGTGCCTTTTAGAAATGACCAGCAGCCCTTGTTCTAAAATTTCCTTCAACAAAAGGAAACTTTATTGACTAATTTGCAATACACCATCAAAAACCACTACTCCCTAAAACCTGGCCACAGGCACGTCAAGAcgtcaaatcaaattttacGTCAAAGAAATTGCAGTAACCCCAAGTAAATATAATCAGCCTTTACccatttataagaaaatttgaacAGATCTATACTGACAATGTGACATTTAACAACAGAATACCCCttttttaaataggaaatGAATAACTGTATCCAGTTCGCTACCTGTTCAAAACCAAGAAACTTGGTGATACTTAAGTTCATCGATGGATGAAAACGAAGACCACCCCTACAAGGTCCCAAAGCCTGGTTAAATTGAACTCGAAAGCCTCGATTGACTTGTGTCTCACCTCTGTCATCCACCCATGGAACTCGGAAAAGAACCATGCGCTCAGGTTCTAACAAGCGCTCCATAATGTTCACATAGCTGAAATAATAAGACTTATAATTTCCAGCTCTTTAATAGTAAATAATGGAGCAtcacaaaattatatattcaagGTAAACTTACTGAGAATTTTTGGCAATAACCCGTTCTAAGGCATGAACTGTTTCTTGTACTGCTTGTATGAACTCAACTTCGTGAGGATCCCTTTTTAGTGCAGCTTCAATGATCGATCCAGCAGATTTTGACATGATAGCTTCATTAGCAGTTAATGAccataaaaagacaaaaaatgtaagaaaatattacaaaaaagcttcatatttatttaatgccAGTACGAGAATGGTAAAAAGCACACACAAGCACCAATCttcaaaatgttaattttatcATTAGTACAATGGGTCAACAAGAAGTTTCAAGAATGTTATCTTTTTTCTCTATAGAACAGTGGCCTCCAAAGTTGAAAACCTAATTTCACCGAAAGATTGGGGAGAAATGACgtaaagaacataaaaaatgtgaaaaaccCTACCTTTTACATATATTGGTTTATCAACAATAATCTTGTCCTTGGAGGCCATCTGAAGTCGAAGAGCCTCTTTATGAAGTAGACTGTTATTGTGCTCTTCAAGTGCACTCATCTGCATATTTCGGCTGCCTTCATTTCCATAAGGATTTCTCCTGTGCTTCCTGCCATACTCCTTACAAACAGAGCAAAAAATCCTGGCAGTTCCATCCTTCACATCAACATAAGCCCACTTGTACGTATCAGCCCATTCCTCTCTCCACCTTTTCAcaaccttcttcttccttttggATGGTTGGGTCTTTGACATATCTTGGTCATCATTGGAAAGCTGAGAAACCAATACCACATGCTTACTCTCGTCGTGATCTTCAGAAGATGG is part of the Cucurbita pepo subsp. pepo cultivar mu-cu-16 chromosome LG03, ASM280686v2, whole genome shotgun sequence genome and encodes:
- the LOC111791357 gene encoding NADP-specific glutamate dehydrogenase-like, whose amino-acid sequence is MLLPVGGLGMNTSMDDMNLIQQAQRHHLVVREIGEEIDLEIGPGDDDPSYASTPIIGGPAREPSSEDHDESKHVVLVSQLSNDDQDMSKTQPSKRKKKVVKRWREEWADTYKWAYVDVKDGTARIFCSVCKEYGRKHRRNPYGNEGSRNMQMSALEEHNNSLLHKEALRLQMASKDKIIVDKPIYVKAIMSKSAGSIIEAALKRDPHEVEFIQAVQETVHALERVIAKNSHYVNIMERLLEPERMVLFRVPWVDDRGETQVNRGFRVQFNQALGPCRGGLRFHPSMNLSITKFLGFEQTLKNALSPYKLGGAAGGSDFDPKGKSDNEIMRFCQSFINEIYRYLGPDKDLPSEEMGVGTREMGYLFGQYRRLAGHFEGSFTGPRIFWSGSSLRTEATGYGLVFFAQLILADMNKELKGLRCVVSGSGKIAMHVLEKLIAYGALPITVSDSKGYLVDEDGFDYMKISFLRDLKAQQRSLRDYSKTYARSKYYDEAKPWNERCDVAFPCAYHNEIDQANAINLINSGCRILIEGSNMPCTPEAVDVLRKANILIAPAMAAGAGGVVAGELELNHACNLMHWSPEDFESKLQEAMKQTYQRALKAAADFGYQKESPEALVHGAVISAFLTVAQAMTDQGCV